In Cercospora beticola chromosome 3, complete sequence, the following proteins share a genomic window:
- a CDS encoding uncharacterized protein (BUSCO:EOG0926400M), with translation MPSAQINQPSNQIKLTNVSLVRMKKGKKRFEVACYKNTVTSFRAGNETDLDNVLQIPNVFLNVSKGQVAPNEDLKKAFPGMTRDEIVLEILKKGEIQVGEKERSQELDRVHKEVIDIVAGRLVDPKSKRVYTTGMIEKALDQLSSQGGHAGRAAGKAGAAGGDRSQSRDQSAPAAGSGASTPAKNGEPAEVKTEEKPKPKWTGVVTNRSAKSQALDAMKALIAHQPIPVARARMRLRITCPTDVLKQNVKTAPKAEGEEATTGSVKDKILSLVEQVETEENTGKEWECIAFVEPGAYRLLNDFVSTQTKGKARAEVLDTTVTHED, from the coding sequence ATGCCTTCAGCACAGATCAACCAGCCTTCAAATCAAATCAAACTGACAAATGTCAGTTTGGTGCGCatgaagaagggcaagaagcgctTCGAAGTTGCATGCTACAAAAACACTGTTACATCATTTCGGGCCGGCAACGAGACGGATCTCGACAATGTCCTGCAAATACCAAACGTTTTTCTGAACGTCAGCAAAGGGCAAGTGGCGCCGAATGAAGATCTCAAAAAGGCTTTCCCTGGCATGACGAGAGACGAAATAGTACTGGAGATTTTGAAGAAGGGTGAGATCCAGGTTGGCGAGAAAGAACGATCGCAAGAGCTGGACCGAGTGCACAAGGAAGTTATAGACATCGTGGCTGGGCGGCTGGTAGATCCAAAGAGCAAGCGCGTGTATACCACAGGCATGATCGAAAAGGCTTTAGATCAGTTGAGCAGCCAAGGTGGACATGCTGGAAGAGCAGCAGGCAAAGCGGGCGCCGCTGGTGGAGACCGCAGTCAAAGCAGAGACCAGAGCGCACCAGCGGCCGGCTCAGGTGCAAGCACACCAGCTAAGAATGGCGAACCTGCAGAAGTGAAGACTGAggagaagccaaagccaaagTGGACTGGAGTGGTCACGAACCGAAGTGCAAAGTCGCAAGCACTGGATGCTATGAAAGCCCTGATCGCACATCAACCAATTCCTgtggcgagggcgaggatgaggCTGCGAATCACCTGCCCAACGGACGTGCTCAAACAGAATGTCAAGACTGCACCAAAggccgagggcgaggaggcaACGACGGGAAGTGTCAAGGACAAGATTCTCAGCCTTGTTGAGCAGGTGGAGACGGAAGAGAACACGGGCAAAGAGTGGGAGTGCATAGCCTTCGTCGAACCAGGAGCTTACAGGCTGCTGAACGACTTTGTGAGCACACAAACGAAAGGCAAAGCTAGGGCTGAAGTCTTGGATACGACCGTAACGCACGAAGATTAG